A genomic window from Silene latifolia isolate original U9 population chromosome Y, ASM4854445v1, whole genome shotgun sequence includes:
- the LOC141632386 gene encoding uncharacterized protein LOC141632386, whose translation MAPDASTKMNTKSGFHPALAVNNIKNHVTVELGMDNDQYPLWVILFTNHAKSNRVLHHIVEPKGGSKAPSTEEEKELWETLDATVLQWIYSTITTELLETIVEADSTAMAVWKRLQDIFQDNKNSRAVTLEQEFSHIAMANFSSVSAYCQRLKSLADQLKNVGSPVTETRLVLQLRRLVLLRRLPLLPRTALFVQNGGGVGGTSGAKSPTNTTNNKNNRGSNGGKKKNGGNKGGKSHKQQAASSTAPAPTSLLPVSGQHWTFLGYGQWGWPPSPWGYPPCPYPSAPWFRPSMARPQPDILRPRPAQAHVAADGSIPSHTDIEAAMLTLGPTPPDPYWFMDTGATSHMTANSVTLSSFINSSAPHGIIVGNGHSIPDNGYGTATLPKPHPPLVLNNVLHAPKLVKNLISVRKFTTDNSVTVEFDPFGFCVKDLRTGIHLMRCNSRGNL comes from the exons ATGGCCCCTGACGCTTCCACAAAAATGAACACCAAGTCAGGTTTCCATCCGGCCCTTGCCGTGAACAACATCAAGAACCATGTCACCGTCGAACTTGGCATGGACAACGATCAATACCCTCTTTGGGTGATCCTTTTCACGAATCACGCGAAATCCAACCGCGTGCTTCACCATATTGTTGAACCGAAAGGTGGCTCGAAGGCTCCTTCTACCGAGGAAGAGAAAGAGCTCTGGGAAACTCTTGATGCTACGGTTCTCCAATGGATTTATTCCACTATCACCACTGAACTCCTGGAGACAATTGTTGAAGCCGACTCGACGGCCATGGCAGTATGGAAAAGGCTTCAAGATATTTTCCAGGATAACAAAAACTCTAGGGCGGTGACCCTTGAACAAGAGTTTTCTCATATCGCCATGGCGAATTTCTCTTCTGTCTCAGCGTATTGTCAGCGTCTTAAATCGCTTGCTGATCAGTTGAAGAATGTTGGTTCTCCGGTTACGGAGACACGGTTGGTTCTACAACTG AGGAGGCTGGTTTTGCTAAGGAGGCTGCCACTACTTCCTCGGACTGCTCTTTTTGTTCAAAACGGAGGGGGAGTCGGTGGAACATCCGGGGCTAAgtcaccaacaaacaccaccaacaacaagaacaaccgtGGGTCCAATGGAGGTAAGAAGAAAAATGGAGGGAACAAAGGCGGGAAGAGCCATAAACAGCAAGCTGCTTCTTCGACCGCCCCTGCTCCGACATCCTTGCTCCCTGTTTCTGGTCAGCACTGGACCTTTCTTGGGTATGGTCAGTGGGGGTGGCCACCCTCTCCTTGGGGATATCCACCCTGCCCTTACCCCTCGGCTCCCTGGTTTCGACCCAGCATGGCTCGTCCTCAGCCAGACATCCTTAGACCACGGCCTGCTCAAGCTCATGTGGCTGCTGATGGCTCAATTCCGAGTCATACTGATATTGAAGCTGCTATGCTTACCCTCGGCCCCACTCCACCGGACCCATATTGGTTCATGGATACGGGCGCGACCTCTCATATGACCGCCAATTCAGTTACTCTCTCGTCTTTTATTAATTCGAGTGCTCCTCATGGTATTATAGTCGGAAATGGTCATTCAATTCCAGATAATGGTTACGGCACTGCTACACTACCCAAACCCCATCCCCCTTTAGTCCTTAACAATGTCTTACACGCACCCAAGTTAGTCAAAAACTTAATATCCGTTCGAAAATTTACAACCGATAATTCGGTAACTGTTGAATTTGACCCATTTGGCTTTTGTGTGAAGGACTTACGGACGGGGATACATCTGATGAGGTGTAATAGTCGCGGCAATCTGTAA
- the LOC141632387 gene encoding secreted RxLR effector protein 161-like has product MERIPYASVVGSLNYVHTCTRPDINLYSTRYQLCCWNVGSVPKRSDHLEVIGYSDSDYAGCVDSRKSTFCYLFLLAEGTVSWKSGKQSVIATSNMEAEFVACFEATIHALWLRNFISGFRIVDSIAKPLRIYCDNSAAVFFSKNDKYSKGAKHMELKFLSVKEEVQKQRVSFEHIRTDKMVADPLTKGLPPKAFIGHVERMGVVSKALLL; this is encoded by the exons atggagagaattCCCTATGCATCTGTGGTTGGGAGTTTGAACTATGTTCATAcatgtactcgaccagatatcaacttgtactcgaccagatatcaGCTTTGCTGTTGGAATGTTGGATCGGTACCAAA GAGATCAGATCATCTTGAGGTGATTGGTTATTCAGATTCAGATTATGCCGGATGTGTTGATAGTAGAAAATCAACATTTTGCTACTTGTTTCTTTTAGCTGAAGGGACAGTATCATGGAAAAGTGGGAAGCAGTCTGTCATTGCTACTTCTAATATGGAAGCTGAATTTGTGGCATGCTTTGAGGCCACTATTCATGCATTGTGGTTGCGAAACTTTATCTCGGGATTTAGAATCGTCGATAGTATTGCCAAGCCGCTGAGAATTTATTGTGACAATTCTGCAGCCGTTTTCTTCTCGAAGAACGATAAATACTCCAAGGGTGCTAAACACATGGAATTAAAGTTCTTATCGGTCAAAGAGGAGGTACAGAAGCAAAGAGTGTCATTTGAGCATATAAGAACGGATAAAATGGTGGCAGATCCATTAACTAAGGGATTACCACCCAAGGCGTTCATTGGCCATGTAGAACGCATGGGTGTTGTATCAAAGGCCTTGTTATTATAA